One genomic segment of Paraburkholderia aromaticivorans includes these proteins:
- a CDS encoding alpha-D-ribose 1-methylphosphonate 5-triphosphate diphosphatase, with the protein MLIRNARIVTRDEVFTGVVRVEDGVIREVERGTTAAREAEDWDGDYLLPGLIELHTDNLEKHLAPRPGVQWNTDAAFVIHDAQVAAAGITTVFDALAIGSRTNVGLRGRDLQTQCAEALTRFSERKLLRAEHFLHLRCEIATADVVDVFDSLCAHPLLRLASVMDHTPGQRQWHDREQWRRFQERNGKLSDEHVATALTELSVEQARYADAHRREIVARCNRLGIPVASHDDTLIEHVEQAKAEGIVLAEFPTTRIAAEAAREHGISTIMGAPNIVRGGSHSGNVSALELARADLLDILSSDYVPSSLLTAVFELVDQAGWTLPRAMATVSAEPARTAGLHERGAIETGLRADFVRVTMLDRLPVPRATYRSGARIV; encoded by the coding sequence ATGTTGATCAGAAACGCTCGCATCGTGACGCGAGACGAAGTATTCACCGGCGTGGTGCGCGTCGAAGACGGCGTGATCCGCGAAGTCGAGCGCGGCACGACCGCGGCGCGCGAAGCCGAAGATTGGGACGGCGACTATCTGTTGCCCGGCCTGATCGAACTGCACACGGACAATCTCGAGAAGCATCTCGCACCGCGTCCGGGCGTGCAATGGAACACCGATGCCGCTTTCGTGATTCACGACGCCCAGGTGGCGGCGGCCGGCATTACCACCGTGTTCGATGCGCTTGCGATCGGTTCGCGCACGAACGTGGGCTTGCGGGGCCGCGATCTGCAGACGCAATGCGCCGAAGCGCTCACGCGGTTCTCGGAGCGCAAGCTGCTGCGCGCCGAACACTTCCTGCATCTGCGCTGCGAAATCGCCACCGCCGACGTGGTGGACGTGTTCGATTCGTTGTGCGCGCATCCGTTGCTGCGGCTCGCCTCGGTGATGGATCACACGCCGGGTCAACGTCAGTGGCACGACCGCGAGCAATGGCGCCGCTTCCAGGAACGCAACGGCAAGCTGAGCGACGAACACGTGGCGACCGCGCTGACCGAACTGTCGGTCGAACAGGCCCGTTACGCCGACGCGCACCGCCGCGAGATCGTGGCGCGCTGCAACCGGCTCGGCATTCCGGTGGCAAGTCACGACGACACGCTGATCGAGCACGTCGAGCAGGCCAAAGCCGAAGGCATCGTGCTAGCGGAGTTCCCGACCACCCGCATCGCTGCCGAGGCGGCGCGCGAGCATGGCATTTCGACCATCATGGGTGCGCCGAATATCGTGCGCGGCGGCTCGCATTCGGGCAACGTGTCGGCGCTCGAACTGGCGCGCGCGGACCTGCTCGATATTCTGTCGTCCGATTACGTGCCGTCGAGCCTGCTGACCGCCGTGTTCGAGCTGGTCGACCAGGCCGGCTGGACCTTGCCGCGCGCCATGGCAACGGTCTCCGCGGAACCGGCGCGCACGGCCGGCCTGCACGAGCGCGGCGCGATCGAAACCGGCTTGCGCGCGGATTTCGTGCGCGTGACGATGCTTGACAGGTTGCCGGTGCCGCGCGCGACGTATCGCAGCGGGGCTCGGATCGTTTGA
- a CDS encoding LysR family transcriptional regulator yields the protein MKLQQLQAFVAAAHHRSLRAAARELGVTQPAVTHTIRELESALNAELMVRSVRGIELTACGLALLPRAEQLLGDMRRTVEAVEQVKGELAGKVSVGTTPSIALTALPHAVSKFRRAMPLVNLHLEEVTIPDAVARLRNGALDIAAIHHVQALDSDLVQAPLYSTQFVVAMRAGHPLANVRRLHELLDAEWIVTVGADHFPHSVMMAMFNAHGLPVPKRLVRASSSFAVTLGLVSQTDVIGCFTRPLAQMVAPLGIRVAQIEEALPNYDLSIISRRDLLPTPAVLQFVSCLQDATRERMAVAQ from the coding sequence ATGAAACTGCAGCAATTGCAGGCGTTCGTCGCTGCCGCCCATCACCGCAGCCTGCGCGCCGCCGCGCGCGAACTCGGCGTGACGCAGCCGGCGGTGACGCATACCATTCGCGAGCTCGAAAGCGCGCTGAATGCGGAACTGATGGTACGCAGCGTGCGCGGCATCGAATTGACGGCATGCGGGCTCGCGCTCTTGCCGCGCGCCGAACAGTTGCTGGGCGATATGCGGCGCACGGTGGAAGCCGTCGAGCAGGTGAAGGGAGAGCTGGCCGGCAAGGTGAGCGTGGGCACCACGCCGTCGATCGCCCTCACGGCGCTGCCGCATGCGGTCTCGAAGTTCCGCCGCGCGATGCCGCTGGTCAACCTGCATCTGGAAGAAGTGACGATACCGGATGCAGTGGCGCGTTTGCGCAATGGCGCGCTGGATATCGCGGCGATCCATCATGTGCAGGCGCTCGACAGCGATCTGGTGCAGGCCCCCCTCTACTCGACGCAGTTCGTCGTCGCCATGCGCGCCGGGCATCCGCTTGCCAATGTGAGGCGCCTGCATGAGCTGCTCGACGCGGAATGGATCGTGACCGTGGGCGCCGATCACTTTCCCCACAGTGTAATGATGGCGATGTTCAACGCGCACGGCTTGCCGGTGCCGAAGCGGCTGGTGCGGGCGTCGTCGTCGTTCGCGGTGACGCTCGGGCTGGTCTCGCAAACCGACGTGATCGGCTGCTTTACCCGGCCGCTCGCGCAGATGGTCGCGCCACTCGGCATCCGCGTCGCGCAGATCGAAGAGGCGCTGCCGAACTATGACCTCAGCATCATCTCGCGGCGCGATTTATTGCCGACGCCGGCCGTCCTGCAATTCGTATCCTGCTTGCAGGACGCCACACGGGAGCGCATGGCGGTTGCCCAATAG
- a CDS encoding M20 aminoacylase family protein produces the protein MSEAARFTEVSDLVPAAESLREIRHHIHHHPELAYEEHQTGALVADKLEQWGWQVTRGVGQTGVVGTLKVGDGKRSIGIRADMDALPIIEQTGLPYASGTHGKMHACGHDGHTTMLLGAAQRLAATRNFSGTVHLYFQPAEESGIDSGALKMINDGLFERFPCDAVFGVHNHPGEEPGVLLFRKGPFMSAGDKAIITIEGVGGHAARPHLTVDPVVVAASIVMALQTIVARNVDPSQPAVVTVGSMHAGTANNVISSSAKLELSVRSFSPEVRALLKKRITELAESQAASYGGKAVVEYIEGYPVVVNSDAETDFAVEVARELVGDDNVVAQTDILMGSEDFAFMLQKRPGTFLRIGNGAGEDGCMVHNPHYDFNDRNLPVGAAFWTRLVERYLGR, from the coding sequence ATGAGCGAAGCCGCGCGTTTTACCGAAGTGTCCGACCTGGTGCCTGCCGCCGAGAGCCTGCGCGAGATCCGCCATCACATTCACCACCACCCGGAACTGGCTTACGAGGAACACCAGACGGGCGCACTGGTGGCCGACAAGCTCGAGCAATGGGGCTGGCAGGTCACGCGCGGCGTCGGCCAAACCGGTGTGGTGGGCACGCTGAAGGTGGGTGACGGCAAGCGCAGCATCGGCATTCGCGCCGACATGGACGCGTTGCCGATCATCGAGCAAACCGGCTTGCCGTATGCGAGCGGCACGCACGGCAAGATGCACGCATGCGGCCACGACGGCCACACCACCATGCTGCTCGGCGCGGCGCAACGTCTGGCGGCCACGCGCAACTTTTCGGGCACGGTGCATCTGTACTTTCAGCCGGCCGAGGAGAGCGGCATCGACAGCGGCGCGCTGAAGATGATCAACGACGGCCTGTTCGAGCGCTTTCCCTGTGACGCCGTGTTCGGCGTGCACAACCATCCTGGCGAGGAGCCGGGCGTGCTGCTGTTTCGCAAAGGGCCGTTCATGTCGGCGGGCGACAAGGCGATCATCACGATCGAAGGCGTGGGCGGCCACGCGGCGCGTCCGCATCTGACGGTCGATCCGGTCGTGGTGGCGGCGAGCATCGTGATGGCGTTGCAGACCATCGTCGCGCGCAACGTCGACCCGTCGCAACCGGCGGTGGTGACGGTCGGTTCCATGCATGCGGGCACCGCGAACAACGTGATCTCGAGCAGCGCGAAGCTGGAGTTGAGCGTGCGCTCGTTCAGCCCCGAAGTGCGCGCGCTGTTGAAGAAGCGCATTACGGAGCTCGCCGAATCCCAGGCCGCGAGCTATGGCGGCAAGGCGGTGGTGGAATATATCGAAGGCTATCCGGTCGTGGTCAATTCGGATGCCGAAACGGATTTCGCGGTGGAAGTGGCTCGCGAACTGGTCGGCGATGACAATGTGGTCGCGCAGACCGACATCCTGATGGGCAGCGAAGATTTTGCCTTCATGCTGCAGAAGCGGCCGGGCACGTTCTTGCGGATCGGCAATGGCGCCGGCGAGGACGGCTGCATGGTGCACAACCCGCATTACGACTTCAACGACCGCAATCTGCCGGTCGGCGCGGCGTTCTGGACGCGGCTGGTGGAGCGCTATCTGGGTCGGTGA
- a CDS encoding alpha-D-ribose 1-methylphosphonate 5-phosphate C-P-lyase PhnJ: MNAPDTSHANASYDSAAEGYNFAYLDEQTKRMLRRALLKAVAVPGYQVPFASREMPLPFGWGTGGIQVTAAIIGRQDTLKVIDQGSDETTNAVNIRRFFARTTGVATTRRTVDATIIQTRHRIPEAPLTERQILVYQVPMPEPLYRLEPRVAECKKLHALADYGLISVKLYEDIVHHGSIATTYDYPVIVNHRYLASPSPIPKFDNPKMHMNPALQLFGAGRERRIHAIPPYTPVRSLDFDDHPFEVQKWQHACALCGSTESFLDEMIVDDAGKRMFVCSDSDYCHERRGDANLDLPTREARNGEPA, encoded by the coding sequence ATGAACGCACCCGACACATCTCACGCGAACGCGTCGTACGACAGCGCAGCCGAAGGCTACAACTTCGCGTACCTCGACGAGCAGACCAAACGCATGCTGCGCCGCGCCTTGCTCAAGGCCGTGGCCGTGCCGGGTTATCAGGTGCCGTTCGCCTCGCGTGAAATGCCGCTGCCGTTCGGCTGGGGCACGGGCGGCATTCAGGTCACCGCGGCGATCATCGGCAGACAGGACACGCTGAAAGTCATTGATCAGGGCTCCGACGAAACCACCAACGCAGTCAACATACGCCGTTTCTTCGCGCGCACCACCGGCGTGGCGACCACCCGCCGCACGGTCGACGCGACGATCATCCAGACCCGTCACCGCATTCCGGAAGCACCGCTCACCGAGAGGCAGATTCTGGTCTATCAGGTGCCGATGCCCGAGCCGCTGTATCGCCTCGAACCGCGCGTCGCCGAATGCAAGAAGCTGCATGCGCTCGCCGACTACGGCCTGATCAGCGTGAAGCTCTATGAAGACATCGTGCATCACGGCAGCATCGCGACCACCTACGACTACCCGGTGATCGTCAACCACCGCTATCTGGCTTCGCCCTCGCCGATTCCGAAGTTCGACAACCCGAAGATGCATATGAATCCCGCGCTGCAATTGTTCGGCGCCGGCCGCGAACGGCGCATTCATGCGATTCCGCCGTACACGCCGGTGCGCAGCCTCGACTTCGACGATCATCCGTTCGAGGTGCAGAAGTGGCAGCACGCCTGCGCGCTATGCGGTTCGACGGAAAGTTTTCTCGACGAGATGATCGTCGACGATGCGGGCAAGCGCATGTTCGTCTGCTCCGACAGCGACTACTGCCACGAACGCCGCGGCGACGCGAACCTCGATCTGCCGACGCGCGAAGCACGCAACGGAGAACCCGCATGA
- the phnG gene encoding phosphonate C-P lyase system protein PhnG — protein sequence MSATSASPSSAPPASVRRAWMAVLARTPRADLEAALARALQDIPPPTYDWLRPPEIGLAMVRGRIGGSGDPFNLGEATVTRATLRLRTLGEAPAAVGVACHLGRDRRRAELAALADALLQIPEHHAVLHRTLIEPFAAQQAAKRAARQQDAAATRVEFFTMVRGD from the coding sequence ATGAGTGCCACTTCCGCCTCGCCTTCCTCCGCTCCGCCCGCGTCTGTCCGGCGCGCATGGATGGCCGTGCTGGCCCGCACGCCGCGCGCCGATCTCGAAGCCGCCCTCGCGCGCGCCTTGCAGGACATCCCCCCTCCCACGTATGACTGGCTGCGTCCGCCCGAAATCGGCCTTGCGATGGTGCGCGGGCGGATCGGCGGCAGCGGCGACCCGTTCAATCTCGGCGAAGCCACGGTCACGCGCGCCACGTTGCGTCTGCGCACGTTAGGCGAGGCCCCCGCGGCCGTGGGCGTGGCATGCCATCTGGGCCGCGACCGCCGCCGCGCCGAACTGGCCGCGCTCGCGGACGCGCTTCTGCAAATACCCGAGCATCATGCCGTTCTACATCGAACGCTGATCGAGCCGTTTGCCGCGCAGCAGGCGGCGAAACGCGCCGCGCGGCAACAGGACGCCGCGGCCACGCGCGTCGAATTCTTCACGATGGTCAGGGGCGACTGA
- the phnH gene encoding phosphonate C-P lyase system protein PhnH has protein sequence MENSQIALSTALSTLTPGFADPVHDTQAVFRTLLDALSRPGTVGVVGNVLPEAPATRAELAAFAALLALCDYATPVWLAQADTALVSALRFHTGAPLVDEPAQAAFAYIHEAATLPPLERFALGAAESPEQSVTLLIRVAALTGGAPVVLSGPGIEHTTTIAPLGLPERFWRERAGLAPLFPCGVDCYLVCGARLIGLPRTTQAKVN, from the coding sequence ATGGAAAATTCACAGATTGCGTTGTCTACCGCGTTATCCACCTTGACGCCGGGTTTCGCCGACCCGGTGCACGACACCCAGGCCGTGTTCCGCACCTTGCTCGATGCGCTGTCGCGGCCGGGCACGGTCGGCGTGGTCGGGAACGTGTTGCCTGAAGCGCCGGCCACGCGTGCCGAACTTGCCGCCTTCGCCGCGCTGCTCGCACTGTGCGACTACGCCACGCCCGTGTGGCTCGCGCAAGCGGATACGGCGCTGGTTTCGGCATTGCGCTTTCATACCGGCGCACCGCTCGTGGACGAACCGGCGCAAGCGGCCTTTGCCTATATCCACGAGGCCGCCACGTTGCCGCCGCTGGAGCGCTTCGCGCTCGGCGCGGCGGAGTCGCCCGAGCAATCGGTCACGCTGCTGATCCGCGTGGCGGCACTGACGGGCGGCGCACCGGTCGTGTTGAGCGGCCCGGGCATCGAGCACACCACCACGATCGCGCCGCTCGGCCTGCCCGAGCGTTTCTGGCGCGAACGCGCCGGCCTCGCACCGCTTTTTCCTTGCGGTGTCGACTGCTATCTCGTCTGCGGCGCGCGCCTGATCGGCCTGCCGCGCACAACTCAAGCGAAGGTGAACTGA
- a CDS encoding carbon-phosphorus lyase complex subunit PhnI has protein sequence MYVAVKGGERAIEASWRLLDKARRGDTRLAELSVAQIRAQLRLAVARVMTEGSVYDEDLAALAIKQAAGDLVEAIFLLRAYRTTLPRFGYTRPVDTEAMQVERRISATFKDVPGGQLLGATYDYTQRLLDFALLAERDAEGAPVASVASASNRTAAAATEAMPRVVTLLDREGLIEQERPTPNAPEPGDLSREPLAFPASRATRLQNLARGDEGFLLAMGYATQRGYAHSHPFAGEIRFGTIAVEMELDELGEAVEIGDIDVTECQMINQFAGSGAVAPAFTQGYGLAFGHSERKAMAMALVDRALRGEELGETLASPTQDIEFMLSHSDSVEASGFVQHLKLPHYVDFQSELELVRRLRARHAAQSPEYGTDAHSDQRADQPADQSDGLQEQAA, from the coding sequence ATGTACGTTGCCGTCAAAGGTGGAGAACGCGCGATCGAAGCGTCCTGGCGCCTGCTCGACAAGGCGCGCCGCGGCGACACGCGGCTCGCCGAACTCAGCGTCGCGCAGATTCGCGCACAACTGCGCCTCGCGGTGGCGCGCGTGATGACCGAAGGGTCCGTCTACGATGAGGACCTCGCCGCGCTCGCCATCAAGCAGGCCGCCGGCGATCTGGTCGAAGCGATCTTCCTGCTGCGCGCGTATCGCACCACGCTGCCGCGCTTCGGCTACACGCGGCCGGTCGATACCGAAGCGATGCAAGTGGAGCGCCGCATTTCGGCGACTTTCAAGGACGTGCCCGGCGGCCAGTTGCTGGGCGCGACGTACGATTACACGCAGCGTCTGCTGGATTTCGCGCTGCTCGCGGAACGTGATGCCGAAGGCGCTCCGGTTGCAAGCGTGGCTTCAGCTTCGAATCGAACCGCCGCAGCTGCGACAGAGGCCATGCCGCGCGTCGTCACCCTGCTCGACCGGGAAGGTCTGATCGAACAGGAGCGTCCCACGCCGAACGCGCCGGAACCCGGCGACCTCTCGCGCGAGCCGCTCGCCTTTCCCGCGAGCCGCGCCACCCGTCTGCAAAATCTCGCGCGCGGCGACGAAGGCTTTCTGCTCGCCATGGGTTATGCGACGCAGCGCGGCTATGCGCACTCGCATCCGTTCGCGGGCGAGATCCGCTTCGGCACGATCGCCGTGGAAATGGAACTCGACGAACTGGGTGAAGCCGTCGAGATCGGCGACATCGACGTTACCGAGTGCCAGATGATCAACCAGTTCGCCGGCAGCGGCGCGGTGGCGCCCGCCTTCACGCAAGGCTACGGCCTCGCGTTCGGCCACTCGGAGCGCAAGGCCATGGCGATGGCGCTCGTGGACCGCGCGTTGCGCGGCGAGGAACTCGGTGAAACGCTGGCCTCGCCGACCCAGGACATCGAATTCATGCTCTCGCATAGCGATAGCGTCGAAGCGTCCGGTTTCGTGCAGCATCTGAAGCTGCCCCACTACGTCGACTTCCAGTCGGAGCTGGAACTCGTGCGGCGTCTGCGCGCGCGGCATGCCGCGCAAAGTCCGGAATACGGCACGGACGCGCACTCGGACCAGCGCGCGGATCAACCTGCCGATCAATCCGACGGCCTGCAGGAGCAGGCAGCATGA
- a CDS encoding DUF1045 domain-containing protein → MSGAAWGAEARFAVYYAPSRESAWWQAGSAWLARDAQSGERCESPQPARLTRALAAMTEAPRRYGWHGTLVAPFRLAEGVTQAYILQAAREWARTQSAFALPVEAATLGDFVALRPATAQGEAHIREVATSALRTLDTLRARPSAADLARRLAAPLSERQRALLIEWGYPYVFDEFRFHMTLSSSLADAHERATLVAWWQERTPALGPLPVDQAALFVEPAPGEPFVLWQRLPFQTDEVK, encoded by the coding sequence GTGAGCGGCGCCGCATGGGGCGCCGAGGCTCGTTTCGCCGTGTATTACGCACCTTCGAGGGAGTCGGCATGGTGGCAGGCCGGTTCGGCGTGGCTCGCGCGAGATGCGCAAAGCGGCGAGCGCTGCGAATCGCCGCAACCCGCGCGACTGACGCGAGCGCTCGCCGCGATGACCGAGGCGCCGCGCCGCTACGGCTGGCATGGCACACTGGTCGCGCCGTTTCGACTCGCCGAGGGCGTGACACAGGCTTACATATTGCAAGCTGCGCGTGAATGGGCGCGCACGCAAAGCGCCTTCGCGTTGCCGGTGGAGGCCGCGACGCTTGGCGATTTCGTCGCGCTGAGGCCGGCCACCGCACAGGGCGAAGCCCACATTCGCGAGGTGGCGACGAGCGCGCTGCGAACGCTCGACACCTTGCGCGCGCGGCCGTCCGCCGCCGATCTCGCGCGCCGTCTGGCGGCCCCGCTGAGCGAAAGGCAACGTGCGCTGCTGATCGAATGGGGCTATCCCTACGTGTTCGACGAATTCCGTTTTCACATGACGCTCTCCAGTTCGCTCGCCGATGCGCACGAGCGCGCCACGCTGGTCGCATGGTGGCAGGAGCGAACGCCCGCACTCGGGCCGCTGCCTGTCGATCAGGCCGCGCTCTTCGTCGAGCCGGCCCCGGGCGAGCCGTTCGTGTTGTGGCAGCGTCTGCCGTTTCAGACCGACGAGGTGAAATAA
- the phnN gene encoding phosphonate metabolism protein/1,5-bisphosphokinase (PRPP-forming) PhnN, producing MAGRLVYVMGPSGAGKDSLLEFARKRLMGEPILFAHRYITRPSGNGEAHVALSVEEFAARSVLGLFALEWSSHSLRYGIGIELDAWLARGCTVVVNGSRQYLQHALARYPHTEVVHVDAAPHILEARLGARARESAEQVAARLARRAPFSLPDGVRCTTIDNSGPLDDAGHALIAFLQAEADVQ from the coding sequence ATGGCAGGTCGTTTGGTCTATGTCATGGGGCCGTCCGGCGCGGGCAAGGATTCGTTGCTGGAGTTTGCCCGCAAGCGCCTGATGGGCGAGCCGATTCTGTTCGCGCATCGCTATATCACGCGGCCGAGCGGCAATGGCGAAGCGCATGTGGCGTTGAGCGTCGAAGAGTTTGCGGCGCGCTCCGTGCTCGGCCTGTTCGCGCTCGAATGGTCGAGCCACTCGCTGCGCTATGGCATCGGCATCGAGCTGGATGCGTGGCTGGCGCGCGGTTGCACGGTGGTCGTCAACGGCTCGCGTCAGTATTTGCAACACGCGCTGGCGCGTTATCCGCATACCGAAGTGGTGCACGTGGACGCCGCACCGCATATTCTCGAAGCGCGGCTCGGCGCGCGGGCGCGCGAGTCGGCGGAACAGGTGGCGGCGCGGCTCGCGCGCCGTGCGCCGTTCTCGCTGCCGGATGGCGTGCGCTGTACCACGATCGACAATTCCGGCCCGCTGGATGACGCCGGCCATGCATTGATTGCGTTTCTGCAAGCTGAAGCTGACGTTCAGTAA
- the phnL gene encoding phosphonate C-P lyase system protein PhnL, producing MRSIETSTEARAAERAFIDNTALMLRAVGIGKTFVLHGQGGVRIEALAGVSLEVERGECVVLIGPSGAGKSTLLRCLYGNYLATSGSIAIRDAANHGRPVSITGAEPHDVLRLRAGVVGYVSQFLRVIPRVPTLALVAEPLLSRGVPEHEARSRAAALLARLNVPQRLWSLAPATFSGGEQQRVNIARGLIAEHPLLLLDEPTASLDADNRDVVADLIVEARERGAAIVGIFHDEDTRNKVATRRLELKPPLRH from the coding sequence ATGCGATCCATTGAAACAAGCACCGAAGCGCGCGCCGCCGAGCGCGCGTTCATCGACAACACGGCGCTGATGCTGCGCGCGGTCGGCATCGGCAAGACCTTTGTGCTGCATGGCCAGGGCGGCGTGCGGATCGAAGCGCTCGCGGGCGTCTCGCTGGAGGTCGAGCGCGGCGAATGCGTGGTGCTGATCGGACCGTCGGGCGCGGGCAAGAGCACGCTGCTGCGCTGCCTGTACGGCAACTATCTGGCGACGAGCGGCTCGATCGCGATTCGCGACGCGGCGAACCACGGCCGGCCTGTATCGATCACCGGCGCCGAACCGCACGACGTGTTGCGCCTGCGCGCAGGCGTGGTCGGTTACGTGAGCCAGTTCCTGCGCGTGATTCCGCGTGTGCCGACCCTGGCGCTCGTGGCCGAGCCGCTGCTATCGCGCGGCGTGCCCGAACACGAAGCGCGCTCGCGCGCCGCCGCGCTGCTCGCCAGGTTGAATGTGCCGCAAAGGCTGTGGTCGCTCGCGCCCGCCACTTTCTCCGGTGGCGAACAACAGCGCGTGAATATCGCGCGCGGTCTGATCGCCGAACATCCGCTGCTCCTGCTCGATGAACCCACGGCTTCGCTCGACGCCGACAATCGCGACGTGGTGGCCGATCTGATCGTCGAAGCGCGTGAGCGCGGCGCGGCGATCGTGGGCATCTTCCACGACGAAGACACGCGCAACAAAGTGGCCACGCGGCGCCTCGAACTGAAGCCGCCGCTTCGTCACTGA
- the phnK gene encoding phosphonate C-P lyase system protein PhnK — protein sequence MTPLLSARSLTKQYGGRNGCRNVGFDLYPGEVLCIVGESGSGKTTLLNALALKTAADSGSLHYTATHGEQLDLLALSEPRRRLLMRTEWGFVQQNPRDGLRSGVSAGANIGEPLMAVGARHYGDIRHAATQWMERVELDSSRIDEFPAAFSGGMQQRLQIARNLVTGPRLVFMDEPTAGLDVSVQARLLDLLRTLTSTLHLSVLIVTHDIGVARLLAHRLMVMQGGEVVEAGLTDQVLDDPQHPYTQTLVSSVLPV from the coding sequence ATGACGCCGCTGCTGAGCGCCCGCTCGCTCACCAAACAATACGGCGGCCGCAACGGCTGCAGGAACGTCGGCTTCGATCTGTATCCGGGCGAAGTACTGTGCATCGTCGGTGAATCCGGCTCGGGCAAGACCACCCTGCTCAACGCGCTCGCGCTGAAAACGGCGGCTGACAGCGGCTCGCTTCATTACACCGCGACCCATGGCGAGCAGCTCGACCTGCTGGCTTTATCCGAACCGCGCCGCCGTTTGCTGATGCGCACCGAGTGGGGCTTCGTCCAGCAGAATCCGCGCGACGGACTGCGTAGCGGCGTCTCGGCCGGCGCGAATATCGGCGAGCCGTTAATGGCTGTCGGCGCGCGTCACTATGGCGATATCCGTCACGCGGCCACGCAATGGATGGAGCGCGTCGAACTCGACTCCTCGCGCATCGACGAATTTCCGGCGGCATTTTCGGGCGGCATGCAACAGCGCTTGCAGATCGCGCGCAATCTCGTTACCGGTCCGCGCCTCGTTTTCATGGACGAACCCACCGCCGGTCTGGACGTTTCGGTGCAGGCGCGCCTGCTCGATCTGCTGCGCACGCTGACCTCGACGCTGCATCTGTCGGTGCTGATCGTCACGCACGACATCGGTGTCGCGCGTCTGCTCGCGCATCGGCTGATGGTCATGCAGGGCGGCGAAGTGGTCGAGGCGGGACTGACCGACCAGGTGCTCGACGATCCGCAGCACCCGTACACGCAAACGCTGGTTTCCTCGGTTCTGCCGGTTTGA
- the phnF gene encoding phosphonate metabolism transcriptional regulator PhnF, giving the protein MTSNDNATPGTMLERGAGVAVWRQIEQILAAEIAASGFGEEGRLPSEGELAKRFDVNRHTVRRAMLGLAALGLVSVEQGRGTFVQPGAIDYTIGRRTRFTENLRQQHHAAAGTMLSAARVKAEPSVAKALGLRAGAPVYRIESLHESDGVPLTFARNWYPAARFADLPQVLERTGSITRSMAEFGVNDYLRKWSRIGSVLPEPEVARRLNINRQQPVLWVENVDVDLQGTPVKYGFTHFAADRVQLLVEHDL; this is encoded by the coding sequence ATGACATCGAACGACAACGCGACGCCGGGCACGATGCTCGAACGCGGCGCGGGCGTTGCCGTGTGGCGGCAGATCGAACAGATCCTGGCGGCGGAAATCGCCGCCAGCGGTTTCGGCGAAGAAGGGCGCCTGCCGAGCGAGGGCGAACTCGCCAAACGCTTCGACGTGAACCGGCATACGGTGCGCCGGGCCATGCTGGGTCTTGCCGCGCTGGGGCTCGTCAGTGTCGAGCAGGGGCGCGGCACCTTCGTGCAACCGGGCGCCATCGACTATACGATTGGCCGCCGCACGCGCTTCACGGAAAACCTGCGCCAGCAGCATCACGCGGCGGCGGGCACGATGTTGTCGGCCGCGCGCGTGAAGGCCGAGCCGAGCGTGGCGAAGGCGCTGGGTCTGCGGGCTGGCGCGCCGGTCTACCGGATCGAATCGCTGCACGAATCCGACGGCGTGCCGCTCACGTTCGCGCGCAACTGGTATCCGGCGGCGCGGTTCGCGGACTTGCCGCAGGTGCTGGAGCGGACCGGCAGCATCACCAGATCGATGGCGGAATTCGGCGTGAACGATTACCTGCGCAAGTGGAGCCGTATCGGCAGCGTGCTGCCCGAACCGGAGGTGGCGCGCCGCCTGAATATCAACCGTCAGCAGCCGGTGCTGTGGGTCGAAAACGTCGACGTGGATCTGCAAGGCACGCCGGTCAAATACGGCTTCACGCACTTTGCCGCCGACCGCGTGCAACTGCTGGTGGAGCACGATCTGTGA